The Myxococcota bacterium genome includes the window CGTCGGTGTGGTCGAGGAAGGCCGCGTAGGCCTCCTGCAGGCGCGCGGCGAAGCGCCGCTCGTTCTCGGACAGCTCGGTCCACGGCCGCACGCCCGGGTTGCGCGGCGCGAGCCGGGTGTCGCGCGGGATCACGCCCAGCGCCTTCTGGCGCTCGAACCACTGCTCCCGCACCACGTCCCAGCCCGCGTCGAAGCGGCCGCGGTACTTCTCGAGATATGCGCGGGGCGCCTGGTGCGGCGAGTGAGTCGCGCCGAACGCCAGATACAGGAAGAACGGCCGCTCCGGCACGAGTGACACCTGGTCGCGGATCATGCCGATCGACTGGTCGACGATGTCCTCCGACACGTGGTAGTCGGGCCGCGCGGGCGCATCGATCATGGAGTTGTCGCGCGTGAGCTCGGGGTGGAACTGGTCGGTCTCCCCCTGCATGAAGCCGTAGAAGCGGTCGAAGCCGCGCTGCAGCGGCCAGTTCTTGTAGGGCCCGGCGGCGGTGCACTCCGACATGGGCGCGAGGTGCCACTTGCCGGTCGCGAACGTCGCGTAGCCGTGCGCGCGCAGCACCTCGGCCAGCGTCGCCGCCGAGCTCGGCACCGCGCCGCGCATGTTCGGGAAGCCCGAATCCATGTTCGAGATGCCCCGCATCTGCACCGCGTGCGGGTTGCGGCCGGTGAGCAGCGAGGCGCGCGTCGGCGAGCACA containing:
- a CDS encoding sulfatase-like hydrolase/transferase, translating into MIGRTVAESKPWWPTAPLPKGSPDVVVVVLDDAGFAHFGCYGSTIDTPNIDRLAARGLRFTSFHTTALCSPTRASLLTGRNPHAVQMRGISNMDSGFPNMRGAVPSSAATLAEVLRAHGYATFATGKWHLAPMSECTAAGPYKNWPLQRGFDRFYGFMQGETDQFHPELTRDNSMIDAPARPDYHVSEDIVDQSIGMIRDQVSLVPERPFFLYLAFGATHSPHQAPRAYLEKYRGRFDAGWDVVREQWFERQKALGVIPRDTRLAPRNPGVRPWTELSENERRFAARLQEAYAAFLDHTDAQIGRLVEFLAGIGRLENTLLLVLSDNGASQEGGATGTLDEMRWFNGMVEDVDAAVRRLDDIGGPNSHSNIPWGWAQAGNTPLKWYKQNTHGGGVRDPLIV